One Bacteroidota bacterium genomic window carries:
- a CDS encoding 1-acyl-sn-glycerol-3-phosphate acyltransferase encodes MNPSTNQSIQQVDIKKIFYEKNPRLARLLPGFIYTYLRRIAHEDFINKLLREYGHLKGLDFANAMIKEFNVHIVTEGEENLPKEGRFIFVSNHPLGGFDGQIIMHLVARHYGGFKFLVNDILMNLRNLSTVFIPINKHGRQGIELAERIDATFRSNDQILTFPAGYVSRRVKGQIVDLEWQKSFITKARQYQRDVIPIHMGGRNSEFFYRLGTIRKKLSIKANIEMLYLIDETYKHRNKTIVVKFGQPIPWQTFDHSKKPIEWARWVKEKVYLLDGVRTIPL; translated from the coding sequence ATGAACCCATCAACGAATCAAAGCATACAACAGGTCGACATCAAAAAAATATTTTATGAAAAAAACCCTCGTCTGGCTCGCCTTCTACCGGGGTTTATTTACACTTACCTGAGGCGGATAGCCCACGAAGACTTTATCAATAAACTACTTAGGGAATATGGTCATTTGAAAGGGTTGGACTTTGCCAATGCGATGATAAAGGAATTTAATGTACACATTGTGACTGAAGGCGAAGAAAACCTCCCAAAAGAGGGAAGGTTTATTTTCGTATCGAATCACCCTCTGGGAGGTTTCGACGGACAGATAATTATGCATCTTGTGGCCAGGCATTATGGAGGGTTCAAGTTCTTAGTAAACGACATACTCATGAACCTTCGAAATCTAAGTACAGTTTTTATCCCCATCAACAAACACGGAAGACAAGGCATAGAGCTTGCTGAAAGAATTGACGCGACTTTCCGTTCCAACGACCAGATTCTTACCTTTCCGGCAGGTTATGTGAGTCGTCGGGTTAAAGGTCAAATTGTGGACCTCGAATGGCAAAAAAGTTTTATTACCAAGGCACGGCAATACCAGCGCGATGTAATACCCATTCATATGGGAGGTCGAAACTCCGAATTCTTTTACAGACTTGGCACCATACGCAAAAAACTTAGTATAAAAGCCAACATCGAAATGCTTTACCTGATCGATGAAACATACAAACATCGTAACAAAACCATAGTGGTAAAATTTGGGCAACCAATTCCCTGGCAAACTTTCGACCATTCGAAAAAACCAATCGAATGGGCCCGTTGGGTCAAAGAAAAAGTTTACCTTCTCGATGGCGTAAGAACTATTCCTCTGTAG
- a CDS encoding division/cell wall cluster transcriptional repressor MraZ produces MITFVGDHICKLDAKGRLMLPAALCKQMEEGQPAKFIIKKDVFEGCLVLYPFEEWDRQVKSLRKKLNPYKKEHNTFLRVFFKGVAEAIADSSNRLLIPKRLLDEVGIDKDVVLAGQPGKIELWAKGKYDAIELSDDDFANMAEKLLDGFVDEAEE; encoded by the coding sequence ATGATCACATTTGTTGGCGACCATATTTGTAAGCTCGATGCAAAGGGGCGGCTCATGCTGCCTGCTGCTTTGTGCAAGCAAATGGAGGAAGGTCAGCCTGCGAAGTTTATTATTAAAAAGGATGTGTTCGAAGGTTGTCTGGTGCTTTACCCATTCGAGGAGTGGGACCGTCAGGTAAAAAGCCTGCGAAAAAAATTGAATCCATATAAAAAAGAACACAATACTTTTTTAAGGGTGTTTTTTAAAGGTGTGGCCGAGGCCATTGCCGATTCAAGTAACCGGCTTTTAATACCTAAGCGATTATTAGATGAGGTAGGAATCGATAAAGATGTGGTTTTAGCAGGACAGCCAGGAAAGATTGAATTATGGGCCAAAGGCAAATATGATGCGATTGAATTAAGCGACGACGATTTTGCCAACATGGCCGAAAAACTATTGGATGGATTTGTAGACGAAGCAGAAGAATGA
- the rsmH gene encoding 16S rRNA (cytosine(1402)-N(4))-methyltransferase RsmH: MTDYHQPVLLQESVDGLNIKPDGIYVDATFGGGGHSREILKRLKGGKLVGFDQDTDAKQNLIDDDRFLFAHHNFSYLKNFLDYFEIDAIDGLLADLGVSSHHFDKADRGFSYRFDAPVDMRMNQQAAFSAFDLLNTYTFEQLAKIFREYGELNHPAKLANELISYRNQKPIEQTRDLLEALSSSMPRQAENQFLAKVYQALRIEVNREMDNLKSLLLQARDVLKPGGRLVVISYHSLEDRLVKDFIRDGSFEKDESIDLYGNKKEVFRALNKKVIVPGEEEIRTNNRARSAKLRIAEKN; encoded by the coding sequence ATGACAGACTATCACCAACCCGTACTGTTGCAGGAGAGTGTGGATGGGTTAAACATAAAACCCGATGGGATTTATGTCGATGCAACTTTCGGAGGGGGTGGTCACTCCCGCGAGATATTAAAGAGACTTAAAGGTGGCAAGCTTGTTGGCTTTGACCAGGATACCGATGCCAAACAGAATCTGATCGACGACGACAGGTTTTTGTTTGCACACCATAATTTCAGTTATCTGAAAAATTTCCTCGACTATTTCGAAATTGATGCAATCGATGGTTTATTGGCAGATCTGGGTGTTTCGTCCCACCATTTTGATAAGGCCGACCGGGGATTTTCTTATCGTTTCGATGCCCCAGTGGATATGCGAATGAACCAGCAGGCAGCTTTTTCGGCTTTCGATTTACTGAATACCTATACGTTCGAGCAGCTGGCCAAAATCTTTAGGGAGTATGGTGAACTGAATCATCCAGCCAAATTGGCCAATGAGCTCATCAGTTATCGGAATCAGAAACCTATCGAACAAACCCGCGATCTTCTGGAAGCCTTGTCAAGCTCCATGCCCCGACAGGCCGAAAACCAGTTTTTGGCAAAAGTCTATCAGGCCCTTCGAATTGAAGTTAACCGCGAAATGGATAACCTGAAAAGTCTGCTCCTTCAGGCTCGGGATGTATTAAAACCAGGCGGACGATTGGTCGTTATCAGTTATCATTCGCTCGAAGACAGGTTGGTAAAGGATTTTATTCGTGACGGATCTTTTGAAAAAGACGAGTCTATTGATTTATATGGCAATAAGAAGGAAGTATTCAGGGCATTGAATAAAAAAGTAATTGTTCCTGGTGAAGAAGAGATTAGAACAAATAACAGGGCTCGCAGTGCCAAATTGCGAATTGCCGAAAAAAATTAA
- a CDS encoding transpeptidase family protein produces MSIKRDILWRIGLVYLGILAFAVLLASKLLFLQFIEGPELRAKAEETRIKNFIIPAHRGDIYASDMRLLASSVPYYEVRIDFKAAGLKREVFNEGIDSLAYCMSRLFKDKSAAAYRREFTTARRNGERYYLLKASVNYLQLKEMKTFPIFRLGRNKGGIMFVERSRRINPHGNLALRTIGYTSQGEMGNIVGIEGAYDEFLGGVEGVKTMQKLSGGVWMPVDDDGEIDPKDGSNVVSTINVDLQDVAHRALLSQLVAHDAGYGCVVVMEVNTGDIKAMVNMKKVDNQYLEVYNYAIGASTEPGSTFKLPALLAAIEDGYIDLEDTINTGNGIFEHYDITIRDESHETGGYGKITVQEVFEKSSNVGMAKIITGAYGKKPARFVDKIYNLGLNDPLNIDIRGEGMPQINYPGDKLWSGVSLAQMSYGYELKLTPLQILTYYNAIANDGKMVKPRFVSEIQRRGSVEKRFPVEVINPSICSRSTLKKARKMLEGVVEHGTATNLKASNFKIAGKTGTTQLYDKQFGYKGDKRSYQASFVGYFPANAPRYSCIVVVNAPSKNVYYGNRVAGPVFLEIANKVYATSLDLQVAVNEEKADSVELPYSKNGYKDYTLLALKKLDIKSKTGKETGDWISTQKVDDAIRLNNLRLANNLMPNTVAMGLRDALYLLENMGLQVEVRGRGSVRRQSIPAGSRVRRGDRVVLELSFTN; encoded by the coding sequence ATGTCTATCAAACGCGACATATTGTGGCGAATTGGCCTGGTGTACCTGGGGATTCTGGCATTTGCAGTTTTGCTTGCCTCCAAGTTACTTTTTCTTCAGTTTATCGAAGGACCGGAACTTAGAGCTAAAGCTGAAGAAACCCGCATTAAGAATTTTATTATTCCTGCACACCGAGGCGATATATATGCTTCCGATATGCGACTTCTGGCCAGTTCGGTTCCTTATTATGAGGTGAGGATTGATTTTAAAGCCGCTGGTCTTAAACGCGAAGTGTTCAACGAAGGTATTGACTCACTAGCTTATTGTATGTCGCGCCTGTTTAAGGACAAATCGGCCGCAGCCTATCGCAGGGAGTTTACTACCGCCCGTCGCAACGGCGAACGATATTACCTGCTCAAAGCAAGTGTAAACTACCTTCAACTGAAAGAAATGAAAACCTTTCCTATTTTCCGCCTGGGCCGAAACAAGGGGGGTATCATGTTTGTCGAACGCAGCCGCCGCATTAATCCGCATGGGAATCTTGCCCTGCGCACCATAGGATATACTTCGCAGGGCGAAATGGGAAATATTGTCGGCATCGAGGGTGCTTATGATGAATTTTTGGGTGGTGTGGAAGGTGTAAAAACAATGCAAAAGCTTTCTGGCGGGGTATGGATGCCCGTTGATGACGATGGCGAAATTGATCCCAAAGATGGCAGCAATGTGGTTTCTACTATCAATGTCGATTTACAGGATGTGGCACACCGGGCGCTTTTATCGCAATTGGTGGCCCACGATGCAGGTTACGGTTGCGTGGTGGTGATGGAAGTAAACACAGGCGATATAAAGGCAATGGTGAATATGAAAAAGGTCGACAATCAATACCTCGAAGTTTACAACTACGCCATTGGTGCCAGCACCGAACCGGGGTCGACTTTCAAATTACCTGCTTTACTGGCTGCCATTGAAGATGGGTATATCGATCTGGAAGATACCATCAATACAGGCAACGGGATATTTGAACATTACGACATTACTATTCGCGACGAAAGTCATGAAACCGGCGGATATGGCAAGATTACAGTGCAGGAGGTTTTTGAAAAATCGTCGAATGTGGGTATGGCCAAAATAATTACTGGAGCTTATGGCAAAAAGCCTGCTCGTTTTGTCGATAAGATTTATAACCTCGGGTTAAACGACCCGCTGAATATCGACATCAGAGGAGAAGGGATGCCCCAAATAAATTATCCTGGCGACAAGCTCTGGTCGGGTGTATCGCTGGCGCAAATGTCTTATGGCTACGAACTCAAGCTTACTCCCCTGCAAATACTTACTTATTACAACGCCATTGCCAACGATGGTAAAATGGTTAAGCCACGCTTCGTGAGCGAAATTCAACGAAGAGGTAGTGTGGAAAAAAGGTTTCCTGTCGAAGTGATCAATCCTTCTATCTGTTCCCGTTCCACCCTTAAAAAGGCCCGAAAGATGCTTGAAGGCGTTGTCGAACATGGAACAGCAACAAATCTGAAAGCATCGAATTTTAAAATTGCAGGGAAAACGGGTACTACTCAATTGTACGATAAGCAATTTGGTTACAAGGGCGACAAACGGAGCTATCAGGCCTCGTTTGTGGGTTACTTCCCTGCGAATGCGCCCCGTTATTCCTGCATTGTGGTGGTAAATGCCCCATCGAAAAATGTGTATTACGGTAACCGAGTGGCAGGTCCTGTTTTTCTTGAAATAGCCAATAAGGTGTATGCCACCAGTTTGGACCTTCAAGTAGCAGTGAACGAAGAAAAAGCAGATAGTGTGGAGCTTCCTTATTCAAAGAATGGATATAAAGATTATACCCTCCTGGCACTCAAAAAACTGGATATCAAATCTAAAACGGGTAAGGAAACAGGCGACTGGATAAGCACTCAAAAAGTAGATGATGCCATAAGGCTGAATAATCTTAGGCTTGCCAATAATCTGATGCCCAATACAGTTGCAATGGGTTTGCGCGATGCACTTTACCTGCTCGAGAATATGGGTTTACAAGTTGAAGTACGTGGCAGGGGTAGTGTGCGCCGGCAGTCTATTCCGGCAGGATCCAGGGTTCGAAGAGGCGATAGGGTAGTATTGGAATTGAGTTTTACAAACTAA
- a CDS encoding UDP-N-acetylmuramoyl-L-alanyl-D-glutamate--2,6-diaminopimelate ligase, with product MKRLNEIATNFEFALFGNGNMPVERIVFDSRQVRKGDLFVALRGTAHDGHIYIPEVIEKGVDCIVCEQLPEESPEGVCFLKVKDSHAAIGHLASNFYGNPSSKLELVGVTGTNGKTSIATLLYQLFTKLGYQSGLLSTVRNLIGEVALDSTHTTPDAVSLNKLLADMVDAGCKYAFMEVSSHAIDQRRIAGLQFRGGIFSNITHDHLDYHKTFDAYIKAKKQFFDELPSDAFALVNIDDKHGRVMVQNTRARVLTYSINHVSDFKAKILESHFDGTKILLNQSEVWTQLIGQFNVSNLLAIYGAASLLLEGDLEILPHLSALKTVEGRFQYLRSKHGVTAIVDYAHTPDALLNVLSTINSIRKGNEQLITVVGAGGNRDKTKRPVMAKIAVRESDRLILTSDNPRNENPQSIIDDMMAGVESSLHFKVLSILDRREAIRAACMMARPGDILLVAGKGHENYQEIMGVKIHFSDQEVISEIFMSNIPHKNA from the coding sequence ATGAAACGCTTAAACGAAATAGCAACCAATTTTGAATTCGCTCTGTTTGGCAATGGTAACATGCCTGTGGAACGTATTGTTTTCGATTCGAGGCAGGTGCGCAAAGGAGATTTGTTTGTGGCACTTCGGGGCACAGCGCATGACGGCCATATTTATATACCTGAAGTAATTGAAAAAGGTGTCGATTGCATTGTGTGCGAGCAGTTACCGGAAGAATCGCCAGAAGGTGTATGTTTTTTAAAAGTGAAAGATTCGCATGCGGCTATTGGACATCTGGCCTCCAATTTTTATGGCAATCCTTCTTCGAAGTTAGAATTAGTAGGTGTTACTGGTACCAACGGGAAGACCTCAATAGCTACACTACTTTATCAGCTCTTTACCAAACTTGGCTATCAATCGGGTTTACTCTCTACGGTGCGTAACCTCATTGGTGAGGTAGCATTGGATTCAACGCATACCACACCTGATGCCGTGAGCCTGAATAAGCTTTTGGCAGATATGGTCGATGCAGGCTGTAAGTATGCTTTTATGGAGGTTAGTTCACATGCCATCGACCAACGGCGTATTGCCGGGCTGCAATTCCGGGGAGGTATTTTTTCAAACATCACGCACGATCACCTCGACTACCATAAAACCTTCGATGCCTATATTAAAGCCAAAAAACAATTCTTTGACGAACTTCCTTCCGATGCTTTCGCGCTGGTAAATATCGACGATAAACACGGAAGGGTAATGGTACAGAATACACGGGCCAGGGTTCTCACTTATTCCATAAACCATGTATCTGACTTCAAGGCAAAAATACTCGAGAGCCATTTCGATGGCACTAAAATACTGCTGAACCAATCTGAAGTTTGGACACAGCTTATCGGGCAGTTTAATGTCAGCAACCTGCTTGCCATTTATGGTGCAGCTTCGCTGCTGCTCGAAGGTGATTTGGAAATTCTTCCCCACCTCAGTGCTTTAAAAACAGTGGAAGGTAGATTCCAGTACCTTCGGTCAAAGCATGGAGTTACAGCCATTGTGGACTATGCCCATACTCCTGATGCCTTACTCAATGTGCTTTCTACCATTAACAGCATACGCAAAGGTAATGAGCAGCTTATTACCGTGGTAGGTGCCGGAGGAAACCGCGACAAAACCAAGCGTCCGGTAATGGCAAAAATCGCTGTCCGCGAAAGTGACAGGCTCATTCTTACTTCAGACAATCCGAGGAACGAAAACCCCCAATCTATCATCGACGATATGATGGCCGGTGTCGAAAGTTCCTTGCACTTTAAAGTCTTGTCGATATTAGATCGACGCGAAGCCATCAGGGCTGCCTGCATGATGGCACGCCCAGGAGATATTCTCCTGGTAGCTGGGAAAGGCCACGAAAATTACCAGGAAATCATGGGGGTAAAAATACATTTCAGTGACCAGGAGGTGATTTCAGAGATTTTTATGTCGAACATTCCACACAAAAACGCTTAA
- a CDS encoding phospho-N-acetylmuramoyl-pentapeptide-transferase yields the protein MLYALFDYLHQFEFPGAGLFQYISFRASLAIITSLILSLVVGKRIIYFLQRKQIGETIRNLGLEGQMQKKGTPTMGGIIILTSILIPVLLFGDLTNVYVVLMLITTIWLGFVGFLDDYIKVFKKNKIGLRGKFKLLGQVVLGVVVGLTMYLHEDVVIREKVIHPDGRSVMQVVEGTGTEVNQIVALTRDVKSTKVNVPFLKNNEFDYARIIGFLGEKGRPFVWIVFILAVIFILTAVSNGANLTDGLDGLAAGTSAIIGTTLGILAYVSGNTIIADYLNIMYIPHSGELVVYISAFIGAMVGFLWYNSYPAQVFMGDTGSLAIGGIVAVFAILIRKELLIPILAGIFLVETISVMMQVSWFKYTKNKYGEGRRIFLMSPLHHHFQKKGYPEPKIVTRFWIVSILLAVITIVTLKIR from the coding sequence ATGCTTTACGCTTTATTTGATTATTTACATCAGTTTGAATTTCCCGGAGCCGGCTTGTTTCAATATATTTCCTTTAGGGCATCCCTGGCGATTATCACTTCACTGATACTTTCGCTCGTGGTGGGTAAGCGCATTATATATTTTCTTCAGCGTAAGCAGATTGGTGAAACTATTCGCAACCTGGGCCTGGAGGGTCAGATGCAGAAGAAAGGTACTCCTACCATGGGAGGTATTATTATTCTTACCTCGATTCTTATTCCTGTTTTGTTGTTTGGCGATTTAACGAACGTCTATGTGGTGCTGATGCTCATTACTACCATATGGCTTGGGTTTGTGGGATTTCTCGACGATTACATCAAAGTATTTAAGAAAAATAAAATTGGCTTACGCGGAAAATTTAAGCTTCTCGGCCAGGTTGTGTTGGGAGTTGTAGTGGGGTTAACCATGTATCTGCACGAAGATGTAGTGATTCGGGAAAAAGTAATTCATCCCGATGGCAGGTCGGTAATGCAGGTGGTAGAAGGTACCGGTACGGAAGTAAATCAAATAGTAGCCCTTACGCGCGATGTGAAATCGACCAAGGTTAATGTTCCCTTTTTAAAGAATAATGAATTCGATTATGCACGTATCATAGGATTTCTTGGCGAGAAGGGCAGGCCTTTTGTATGGATAGTATTTATTTTGGCGGTGATTTTTATCCTTACTGCCGTTTCCAATGGGGCCAATCTTACCGATGGCCTTGACGGACTAGCTGCAGGTACCTCTGCCATTATCGGCACAACGCTTGGTATCCTGGCGTATGTTTCGGGCAATACCATCATTGCCGATTACCTCAACATCATGTATATACCCCACTCTGGTGAGTTGGTGGTGTATATCAGTGCATTTATTGGCGCTATGGTGGGTTTTCTCTGGTATAACTCTTACCCGGCACAGGTATTTATGGGCGACACAGGCAGTCTTGCCATTGGAGGCATTGTAGCCGTTTTTGCCATTCTTATCCGCAAAGAATTGCTTATTCCCATACTCGCCGGCATCTTTCTGGTCGAAACAATTTCGGTTATGATGCAGGTGAGCTGGTTTAAATACACAAAAAATAAATATGGCGAGGGTCGGAGAATTTTTCTCATGTCGCCTCTGCATCACCATTTTCAGAAAAAAGGATATCCCGAACCCAAAATCGTGACTCGTTTTTGGATCGTGAGTATTCTACTTGCAGTAATAACAATAGTAACACTTAAAATAAGGTAG